In one window of Frigoriglobus tundricola DNA:
- a CDS encoding class I SAM-dependent methyltransferase, with translation MHDGTHENVQTSYDRVADEYALRIAGELDHKPLDRQLLEAFADRVRAIGPVCDLGCGPGHVTAYLHARGVPVTGTDLSPAMVEVARRRNPGIEFAQGDMRARPVASNSLGGIVAFYSVIHLARPDVVAALSEMHRVLRPGGLLLLSFHIGDHTLHLDEWWGRPVSLDFTFFRADEMTGYVETTGFRILERVEREPYPDVEHPSRRAYLLAEKPAP, from the coding sequence ATGCACGACGGGACGCACGAAAACGTTCAAACCAGCTACGACCGAGTCGCCGACGAGTACGCGCTCCGGATCGCCGGGGAGTTGGACCACAAGCCCCTCGACCGGCAACTTCTGGAAGCGTTCGCGGACCGCGTGCGCGCGATCGGTCCCGTTTGCGACCTGGGCTGCGGACCGGGGCACGTCACCGCCTACCTCCACGCCCGCGGGGTGCCGGTCACGGGGACCGACCTCTCGCCGGCGATGGTCGAAGTCGCCCGGCGCCGGAACCCGGGGATCGAGTTCGCTCAAGGCGATATGCGCGCTCGACCGGTCGCCAGTAACTCCCTGGGCGGGATCGTCGCGTTCTATTCCGTCATCCATTTGGCGCGGCCCGATGTCGTCGCGGCACTGAGCGAGATGCACCGGGTACTCCGACCGGGCGGCTTGTTGCTTCTCTCCTTCCACATCGGAGATCACACACTTCACCTGGACGAATGGTGGGGCCGCCCGGTGTCGCTCGACTTCACGTTCTTCCGCGCCGACGAGATGACCGGTTACGTTGAGACGACTGGCTTTCGGATTTTGGAGCGCGTCGAGCGCGAGCCGTACCCGGACGTCGAGCACCCGAGCCGACGGGCGTATCTTCTCGCCGAGAAGCCCGCACCGTGA
- a CDS encoding protein kinase domain-containing protein: MSTANRVPHPRAATIGPAHDSGPDEGNAPVEDVPAPLVDHPRYQVLERIGEGGMGVVYRAEHRVMGRVVALKVLGSEVTRNPTAVDRFRREVRLAARLHHAHIVTAFDADEAGGLHFLVMEFVDGVSLEKRVRDRGPLPVGLACEYVRQAAVGLQHAHDKGMVHRDIKPHNLMLAASGEIKILDFGLACVAPADGPDPASVTAQVLTRPQTLLGTPDFLSPEQARSTVGVDGRSDIYSLGCTLYFLLTGRPPFDGVGPFAKMIAHVKEPVPDLTAVRPDAPAALADVLRTMMAKAPEDRYQTPDEVIAALRPFTSVPPDPLTGAVPRSTTGRTHATRPSSSRDAVTTELPLATEYASERSTARLPDRASGPARPARRRRLAWAALVVLGVVFAVAGAHLGRLLVRPADKSGAQAAPHPEGGAAESALDGLPIAPPPHAPHVRKKHVLLIVPPDFAAGEYGSVTDVLKHHNLVIKTAAPEKKPLDGFRYGLGGARTHAKVLDPDFSLKEIADGALKSIDAAIVLTGDGSAFGPKGPAGPDFARVIGRLVHQKKVVGAGATGIVALGAHGFLEHAEVAAPPNRSALDKLKVRKWVGDSKVVIDLPFITAGEVLHTRALAEEVARALEHAAH; encoded by the coding sequence ATGAGTACAGCCAACCGCGTGCCGCACCCCCGCGCCGCAACGATCGGCCCGGCCCACGATTCCGGGCCGGATGAAGGGAACGCACCGGTCGAGGACGTGCCCGCACCGCTGGTCGATCACCCGCGATACCAGGTTCTGGAGCGGATCGGTGAGGGCGGGATGGGCGTGGTGTACCGCGCCGAGCACCGCGTCATGGGCCGGGTGGTGGCCCTGAAAGTGCTCGGCTCGGAGGTGACGCGCAACCCGACCGCTGTGGACCGCTTCCGCCGGGAGGTGCGGCTCGCGGCGCGGCTGCACCACGCGCACATCGTCACCGCGTTCGACGCGGACGAGGCCGGCGGTCTGCACTTCCTGGTGATGGAGTTCGTGGACGGGGTGAGCCTTGAGAAACGGGTCCGGGACCGCGGACCGCTGCCGGTGGGCCTCGCGTGCGAGTACGTCCGGCAGGCGGCGGTCGGGCTCCAGCACGCCCACGACAAGGGCATGGTCCACCGCGACATCAAGCCGCACAACCTGATGCTGGCGGCGTCGGGGGAAATCAAGATCCTGGACTTCGGGCTGGCGTGCGTGGCACCCGCGGACGGACCCGATCCGGCGTCGGTCACCGCGCAGGTGCTGACCCGGCCGCAAACGTTGTTGGGCACCCCCGACTTCCTCTCGCCCGAGCAGGCCCGCAGTACCGTCGGGGTGGACGGGCGGTCGGACATTTACTCGCTCGGCTGCACGCTTTACTTCCTGCTGACGGGGCGCCCGCCGTTCGACGGCGTCGGTCCGTTCGCGAAGATGATCGCTCACGTCAAGGAACCCGTCCCGGATCTGACCGCGGTCCGCCCCGACGCCCCCGCGGCCCTCGCGGACGTCCTCCGGACGATGATGGCCAAGGCGCCCGAGGACCGCTACCAGACGCCCGACGAGGTGATCGCGGCCCTGCGCCCGTTCACCTCCGTCCCACCCGACCCGCTCACCGGGGCGGTACCACGAAGCACGACCGGCCGCACCCACGCCACGCGCCCGAGTTCCAGCCGCGACGCCGTGACGACTGAACTCCCGCTGGCGACGGAATACGCGTCGGAGCGCTCAACGGCCCGGCTCCCGGACCGTGCCTCCGGGCCGGCGCGGCCGGCCCGGAGGCGCCGGTTGGCGTGGGCGGCCCTCGTCGTTCTCGGGGTGGTGTTCGCGGTGGCCGGCGCCCACTTGGGACGATTACTCGTCCGCCCCGCCGATAAATCCGGAGCACAGGCGGCCCCGCACCCGGAGGGAGGTGCGGCGGAATCGGCTCTCGACGGGCTGCCGATCGCACCGCCGCCCCACGCCCCGCACGTCCGAAAAAAGCACGTGCTCCTCATCGTCCCGCCCGACTTCGCCGCGGGCGAATACGGAAGCGTGACGGACGTTCTCAAGCACCACAACCTGGTCATCAAGACGGCCGCCCCGGAGAAGAAGCCCCTCGACGGCTTTCGGTACGGGTTGGGGGGCGCCCGGACCCACGCCAAGGTTCTCGACCCCGACTTCAGCCTGAAAGAGATCGCCGACGGTGCACTCAAATCGATCGACGCCGCGATCGTCCTGACCGGCGACGGCAGCGCGTTCGGTCCCAAGGGACCGGCCGGACCGGACTTCGCGCGCGTCATCGGGAGGCTGGTCCACCAGAAGAAGGTGGTGGGGGCGGGCGCTACGGGCATCGTCGCCCTGGGTGCGCACGGGTTCCTGGAACACGCCGAAGTAGCGGCCCCGCCGAACCGTTCCGCACTCGACAAGCTGAAGGTGCGGAAGTGGGTGGGCGATTCGAAAGTCGTGATCGACCTGCCGTTCATCACCGCGGGCGAGGTCCTCCACACCCGGGCGCTGGCCGAGGAGGTCGCCAGGGCGCTGGAGCACGCGGCGCACTAA